One Bacillota bacterium genomic window carries:
- a CDS encoding DNA-formamidopyrimidine glycosylase family protein, whose product MFELPEFVTLAGQINETLKGKVIKRGHLGGVPHKFVWYNRSRDEFEALTRGRTVGEARAEGKWLFVSLDPGYLLVFGECGGKVLYHPPGSKEQKKYHLCLFFEDGSFFTATTQMWGAMELYEKGKEHDRQYIKDIRTTPVEPGFTFEYFSALIDAVLKTEKKSVKGLLTQDQLIPGLGNAIAQDILFRARLHPKHPVDGLDKDQRRRLYHAIRETVREVIEKGGRYDEYDLYDNPGGYVRVMDKRAVGLPCPECGGRIEKMQYLGGACYFCPDCQK is encoded by the coding sequence ATGTTTGAGCTGCCCGAGTTTGTGACACTAGCCGGACAGATCAATGAAACCCTTAAAGGCAAGGTAATAAAAAGGGGGCACCTGGGCGGCGTCCCCCACAAGTTTGTGTGGTACAACAGGAGCCGCGACGAGTTCGAGGCGCTGACGAGGGGTAGAACGGTCGGGGAAGCGCGGGCTGAAGGCAAATGGTTGTTTGTTTCCCTCGATCCGGGGTACCTTCTGGTGTTCGGCGAATGCGGGGGGAAGGTGCTGTATCACCCTCCGGGGTCCAAGGAGCAAAAGAAGTATCATTTATGCCTCTTTTTCGAAGACGGCTCTTTTTTCACCGCCACCACGCAGATGTGGGGGGCGATGGAACTGTACGAGAAGGGAAAAGAGCACGACAGGCAGTACATCAAAGACATAAGGACCACTCCCGTAGAGCCGGGGTTTACTTTCGAATACTTCAGCGCGCTTATAGACGCCGTGCTGAAAACGGAAAAAAAGAGCGTTAAAGGGCTTCTGACCCAGGACCAGCTGATTCCCGGACTGGGGAACGCCATCGCCCAGGACATTCTTTTCAGGGCGCGTCTTCACCCCAAACACCCGGTCGACGGTCTCGACAAGGATCAGAGACGGCGGCTGTACCACGCCATACGGGAAACGGTGCGCGAGGTCATCGAAAAGGGCGGCCGGTACGACGAGTATGACCTTTACGATAATCCGGGAGGATATGTCCGCGTAATGGACAAGCGGGCGGTCGGACTTCCCTGCCCGGAGTGCGGCGGGCGGATAGAAAAGATGCAGTACCTGGGCGGGGCGTGTTATTTCTGCCCCGACTGCCAGAAGTAA
- a CDS encoding DUF4180 domain-containing protein, which yields MEINIGQAKGRTYVEGKQGCLIVQEERDVLDLLAECGQNDTQLLMLHHENINPDFFDLKTGFAGTVLQKFSTYYMKAALVVDMDRIKSERFKELIYECNKGGNIRFCKERSEAEDWLVSG from the coding sequence ATGGAAATAAACATCGGGCAAGCAAAGGGCAGGACTTATGTCGAGGGCAAACAGGGTTGTCTTATCGTTCAAGAGGAACGGGACGTGCTCGACCTGCTGGCGGAATGCGGGCAGAACGACACCCAACTTCTTATGCTGCACCATGAGAACATTAATCCGGACTTCTTTGATTTGAAAACCGGCTTCGCGGGGACCGTCCTGCAGAAGTTTTCGACGTATTACATGAAAGCCGCGCTGGTGGTCGATATGGACCGGATTAAGAGCGAGCGGTTCAAAGAGCTTATCTACGAGTGCAACAAGGGCGGTAATATCCGCTTCTGCAAGGAAAGAAGCGAGGCGGAAGACTGGCTTGTGAGCGGGTAG
- a CDS encoding DUF3231 family protein, which produces MDKPILAGEVHALWNFLTLRYIYLEMTEIFKNYITDSEFKILVQYTVSNVLGKQIKETTKIMKDYGIILPPKPPFGINTAVNAEAMRDEMMYRIILVGVQYFIETHAETLRMMSSDSLRNMFMGFMTDELKIFDNLVKYGKVKGWYWGAPSYKH; this is translated from the coding sequence GTGGATAAACCCATTCTCGCCGGGGAAGTCCACGCGCTCTGGAACTTTCTCACCCTGCGTTACATCTATCTGGAAATGACGGAGATCTTTAAGAATTACATAACAGACAGCGAGTTCAAGATTCTGGTACAGTACACGGTATCCAACGTACTGGGTAAGCAGATAAAAGAAACGACAAAAATAATGAAGGACTACGGTATCATTCTGCCGCCGAAGCCGCCGTTCGGCATCAACACCGCGGTAAATGCGGAGGCGATGCGGGACGAGATGATGTACCGCATCATCCTCGTCGGCGTCCAGTATTTCATCGAGACGCACGCCGAAACCCTGCGCATGATGAGCAGCGACAGCCTGAGGAATATGTTCATGGGGTTCATGACGGACGAGTTGAAGATATTCGACAACCTGGTCAAATACGGCAAAGTGAAAGGCTGGTACTGGGGCGCCCCTTCGTATAAGCACTGA
- a CDS encoding DUF3231 family protein: protein MPSVSDIKTAVLGGGKPVDKPILAGEVHALWNFLTLRYLYLEMTDIFKNYIKDIDFKQLASRSVSATLNKQIQTVEALLKDYGLAIPPKPPFGINTAVNAEAMRDEMMYRLILVGVQYFIETHAETLRMMSSDGLRNLFMGWMKEELTIFDDLVKYGKIKGWYWGAPAYQH, encoded by the coding sequence TTGCCTTCAGTATCGGACATTAAAACGGCCGTCCTCGGCGGCGGCAAACCGGTGGACAAACCCATTCTCGCCGGCGAGGTACACGCGCTCTGGAACTTTCTCACCTTGAGGTATCTCTATCTCGAAATGACGGACATCTTCAAAAACTACATTAAAGACATAGACTTTAAGCAATTGGCGTCCCGCTCCGTTTCCGCTACACTCAACAAACAGATCCAGACAGTGGAAGCTCTCCTCAAGGACTACGGCCTGGCCATTCCGCCGAAGCCGCCGTTCGGCATCAACACCGCGGTAAATGCCGAAGCCATGCGGGACGAGATGATGTACCGCCTCATCCTGGTCGGCGTGCAGTATTTCATCGAAACACATGCCGAAACCCTGCGCATGATGAGCAGCGACGGCCTGAGGAACCTGTTCATGGGGTGGATGAAGGAGGAGTTAACTATCTTCGATGATTTGGTGAAGTACGGTAAAATAAAAGGCTGGTACTGGGGCGCCCCTGCATACCAACACTAA
- a CDS encoding VOC family protein, with protein sequence MNHKTEIKFHSTAAFVKNIKVAKRFYTETLEQVIELDFGKNVILKGGITLWEIDPDHIIPKKLGLGPDIDERINRFELYFETEDIDGVCEKLKENGVEFLHLLHEEPWAREP encoded by the coding sequence ATGAACCATAAAACCGAAATCAAGTTTCACTCAACAGCCGCTTTCGTAAAGAACATTAAGGTCGCAAAAAGGTTTTACACGGAAACGTTAGAACAAGTCATTGAATTAGATTTTGGCAAAAACGTTATCTTAAAAGGCGGGATAACGCTCTGGGAGATCGACCCCGATCATATAATTCCTAAGAAGCTGGGGCTGGGTCCGGATATTGACGAAAGAATCAACCGGTTCGAATTATACTTCGAAACCGAGGATATCGACGGGGTATGCGAAAAATTGAAGGAAAACGGCGTGGAGTTTCTCCACTTACTTCACGAAGAACCGTGGGCCAGAGAACCGTAA
- a CDS encoding DUF3231 family protein, translating into MVQLSDIYDAVTGANVAQRQAKLFAGEAHMLWEHLQQRHDYLELTLICLNNIKDTDFKMLVAKGLRDTMRTQIEKVNSLMSTFGIPFPEGAPESVPTAADTDIWRDEMVFNLLLAGIRNFMNVHLRAIKLFISDGLRNLFMEFMIDEMKIHDNLMKYGKVKGWVLAPPAYKAQG; encoded by the coding sequence ATGGTCCAGTTGTCGGACATCTACGATGCCGTGACCGGTGCGAACGTCGCTCAGCGCCAGGCGAAACTTTTTGCCGGTGAGGCGCACATGCTGTGGGAACACCTGCAGCAGCGCCACGATTACCTGGAACTCACACTGATCTGTCTCAACAACATTAAAGACACCGATTTTAAAATGCTGGTCGCCAAAGGTCTCAGAGATACCATGCGGACGCAGATCGAAAAGGTCAACAGCCTGATGTCCACCTTCGGCATCCCGTTTCCCGAAGGTGCGCCGGAAAGCGTGCCCACCGCGGCGGATACCGATATCTGGCGCGACGAAATGGTTTTCAACCTGCTGCTGGCAGGGATCCGTAACTTTATGAACGTGCACCTGCGGGCGATCAAGCTCTTTATCAGCGACGGCCTGCGGAACCTCTTCATGGAATTCATGATCGACGAAATGAAAATCCACGACAACCTGATGAAGTACGGCAAGGTAAAGGGCTGGGTGTTGGCCCCGCCCGCTTACAAAGCGCAGGGCTGA
- a CDS encoding DUF1801 domain-containing protein: MSDVDTRFAPVVMALDRAVSDADSKITAAIKWRQLTYALAGDFHHWICAIAVTKKAVSLRFHFGGLLDDPHNVFRAGSSKFLRSIDFASANDLDPQLVTDYVRRALSRLDYFKANWRKLQGSS, encoded by the coding sequence GTGAGCGATGTAGACACGCGGTTCGCGCCGGTCGTCATGGCACTTGATCGCGCCGTCTCGGACGCGGATTCTAAGATTACCGCCGCAATCAAGTGGCGGCAGCTTACATATGCGCTTGCCGGCGACTTCCATCACTGGATCTGCGCCATCGCCGTCACGAAGAAAGCGGTCAGCCTCCGGTTTCACTTCGGCGGGCTGCTCGACGACCCGCATAACGTCTTTCGGGCGGGATCGAGCAAGTTTCTTAGAAGCATCGACTTCGCTTCGGCAAATGATCTCGACCCGCAGCTTGTCACCGACTACGTGCGCCGGGCGCTCTCGCGGTTGGACTACTTCAAGGCCAACTGGCGCAAATTGCAGGGCTCGTCCTGA